The Caenorhabditis elegans chromosome I genome includes the window tgagCGCATTTTGgggtttatttttaaatttttattcaaaatacaCAGTACcgtttctcctttttttgctaaattctATCGATCATTCATTAAtgttaggttttttttgtctataCAACCCCTAATATATCCAAACAATTCCTCTCCCGACGAGTGATGTAATCGAGATCGCAATCACATCAAGCAATTCTGTGTGTGGTTTTGGTTTCCAATGGAGGCGAAATGAAAATAAAGGTGGTGAGAGAGATGAGAAATCGGAGACTTTAGGCGAAGAAGCATgtgaaaaaggaaagaaagaGAATTAGAGAGCGCCGAACTAAAAACGATGACAATTCCATTTTGTCATGTTGTTTCATTCGTCATTTCCGCGAGAGCAAGACTGCTGCAGTTGCTCTCTATCGGTGTTCATCCCGGAGAGCTCTATTTGTCTCTTATATacctttctcaattttcgtcGACTTTTAAAGTGTGTACGTCCTTTTCTTTCAGTGCAGCACATTCGAAAAATGACGTACTGCCACCAATTTCTGAGCAATCTCTCCTCGTTGACCCGATTTCGTCTTCACACCGGCAACGTTAATGGATACACACAATTGAAGGTAAGATGCACCGGGCGGCACCAAGTGACCCTTATGAAAAGACGAAAACGAATGGAGGCAAGAgtgttgtgtgtgtgtgtgtgtgtgataaAAACCTGTCAGAAAACAGGCTTGAGCGGGACGAAAGACGGCGTCCAGATAGGCCAATTCATGCTTTTTTTGTGTCGGAAAACGCAACGGGGGTTGGGAACGGGGAACAGTTTTTGTTATAACCGATgggaaatcgacaaaaatgatCGATAAtcgttgaaaaactgaaattagcACGAAAGAAAGTTACCGAGTAAATAAATATCGTAAATCCTacgatgcaagcgcgctccactgAGAATATTTTCTGccgcgcatttgaaaaatctcatgggACGCAAATGAAATTCGCCATTTCAAGctgtaaaataaattttcaacttcttcattttcaggtTCGTCGATTTGAAACTTCTGCGGAGGAACTGGCGGCTTGTCTCGATCTTCAATTGAGCTCCAATCCTATCGCTGACGACTTCAAGGTagatcaattaatttttaaaagatgctcaaatgagcaaatttcaggaaaacagCTGCTTGTTGCTCTGTGATAATGACCATATCGACAATTACGAGAGAGATGAGATCAAAATCACCATGAAGGTTTTCCTGTCGGCTTGGGATGTTCAGCAAATTGATCAAGCCGTGACAAGTCTGAAAGAGCAGCTGAAAACGAAGGATATTGAGGTTTTGacttttaaattcatttttaaatgttaatattatattttatagGTTCTCATTTTGTCATTCCCTGAACTTGACCTCATCGACGGCGAATCCGAAGAGGACGAGAACAATCGATGGTTTGAGAAGGTGAAGCCTTTGTACACCTACATGGAGAAGCTCGTCGAGACATCCGAGATCGCGTCAATTGGAGTTTCCGATTTCTCTGCTCGTCAACTTAAAACAATTATCGACCATTTCGACGTGAAGCCGAGTATCAACCACGTTAGATTGGATGGATGCTGTCAAGTTCCTCCAGAGCTGCAAGCACTGGCGAATGATAATGATGTGCAGCTTCTAGTTCACAACGATCCAACTCCATTCCcaacaaataatattttcaagacTTTCTGTGAGGTAAGAAATTGGtttatgaatttgaaaaacttcactAAATACACCTAATAGTAGAAATATTATTGGGAATGCTCAATTGAAATCGACGTGGAAACGCGCTCCGCCCCCAAACCATGGGTCTCGATAggtttttggcggaaaaatcgtttccatttcatttcaaaaatttaatatctaGTTAAGTTCTCtaaactaaatttaaattatttaaaacttttatacATTTAAccctataaaaaattgaattaatttcagatcgacAGTGGATCCCAGAAAGCCGTTTGCAGCCCGCTCTTCGAAACGACATGGCTCTCCCGATACTCAGTTTGGGTGCGAAAGCGTTCGATTATGACTTCGAAAGGATATATTGTACAATTCTTCAGAAAACATGACTAATTCATTGAGATCTTTGTTTAATCTATTTATTCATTCATTGTGATATTTTTAAGTGAACCGTTGCCATAATATCTAGTATAAATTCAAAGAAACATTGATATCACAGTGAATAGCAGGGCGGGCTACTGTACCAACAATCATTTGTTTCCCGTCATCAAACGGAATTGCAATTGTACTCGCACTGACGAATCTTCCATCATCAGCCAAAACTTCAACAATCTCCGCCGTCTTCAGATCCTTCGAAAAAGAAACTCGCAGAACTTGAGATGGTCCATAAAGTGTCGAATCAGAAACATTTCCGAGATGGCCGGCAGCGTCCTTCACAACTGGATGACAACCTGCCCAAAGATGATCCTGAGTGTCCACGTAGAAGTTATCGCATCCAGTGagagtttcaatttcagaaattttttgaatctctCCGTCTTTTTGATTCCAAGTGTACACTCCTATCGTCTCCTGGTTGATATGAGAAACGAATAGAGTTTTCTGGTCCCGAGATAAGATTATTCCATTGGCAATATTGTTTTCCATGAGGAATtgagatttctgaaatattagataaaaattgtcgtgtcgagacccaaaGCCATATTTTAGAcgcaaaatttacaaattatgCCATGTTTTATTACAGGATCATAcagttctgaaaatgcgtattgcgcgacaaatttgacgcgcaaaatatctcgctgcgaaaactacagtaaatCTTTAAATgagtactgtagcgcttgtgtcgatttacgggctcggttttcgaaataaattaaaattatttatttatcaatagaatattaaaatttggcaaaaatatcACTAAGAAACgatggaaaattgattatcGATgtcaatattcaaaattaaattcaaaacacTTTCGAAAATCGAACCCGTAAATCAACAcgcactacagtagtcatttaaagaatttctgtagttttcgtttcgagatattttcaaatttgtcgcGCAAtacttattttcagaattttgtgttctgcaatgtgaaataaagtttttaaaaaatcagaaagttcTCGATTTCTCTTAACTAACCTTTCCATTATAATACACTAATCCTCCTTTATAAAAACCACTTAAAATCTCCCAAACGTTTCCCAATGCTGTCTGAGCTCCACCATCATTCGATACGAGGAATGAGTTCTCCCCAGTTGCCACAATATCATTTGGACGAACAAATTTCTCGCCTCGAATTGTTTTAACATGGTTCAATTCACGTTTTGCTGAATTGTAATCCAATATTACAATTgaatgtttaaaagttttcgaGTGAACAACTACGAATAGTCGAACAGTTCTATTGTTCAAAATCCAATGAGACAATCCGTGTGGATGGAATCCATCCACGTCTTCTAAATTCAGCACTGGAATCGGTTCGGCTTTGTAGCTCCGTTTTGTTAGGTCGTATAAGAAGATTTGTCCCTTCCATTTCACATCAGAAGCAGAGTTTGGAAGATATACAAGACCAGATGAAATGAAAGCAATTTGCAGTTTATCGATGACTTCGATATCTTCCGATCCATGAACTGAAACAAGTGAAACTGGTGAATATATAAATCTATGAATTGATAAAACAAatataattataattataattatatGTATAAATGAACACTAAAAACTACGTTGGCACAAAAGTTTCCAACTTCATAGTCTTGCAACTTTTTACCCATCGTCAATTTTTATCTCTTTTGAAGGGGTTTGCttcaaagtcaaaaaatttcatttctgtTTAAGATAA containing:
- the gclm-1 gene encoding GCS light chain (Confirmed by transcript evidence) is translated as MRQFAGFFVQHIRKMTYCHQFLSNLSSLTRFRLHTGNVNGYTQLKVRRFETSAEELAACLDLQLSSNPIADDFKENSCLLLCDNDHIDNYERDEIKITMKVFLSAWDVQQIDQAVTSLKEQLKTKDIEVLILSFPELDLIDGESEEDENNRWFEKVKPLYTYMEKLVETSEIASIGVSDFSARQLKTIIDHFDVKPSINHVRLDGCCQVPPELQALANDNDVQLLVHNDPTPFPTNNIFKTFCEIDSGSQKAVCSPLFETTWLSRYSVWVRKRSIMTSKGYIVQFFRKHD
- the gclm-1 gene encoding GCS light chain (Confirmed by transcript evidence), with the translated sequence MTYCHQFLSNLSSLTRFRLHTGNVNGYTQLKVRRFETSAEELAACLDLQLSSNPIADDFKENSCLLLCDNDHIDNYERDEIKITMKVFLSAWDVQQIDQAVTSLKEQLKTKDIEVLILSFPELDLIDGESEEDENNRWFEKVKPLYTYMEKLVETSEIASIGVSDFSARQLKTIIDHFDVKPSINHVRLDGCCQVPPELQALANDNDVQLLVHNDPTPFPTNNIFKTFCEIDSGSQKAVCSPLFETTWLSRYSVWVRKRSIMTSKGYIVQFFRKHD
- the poml-2 gene encoding Arylesterase (Confirmed by transcript evidence) is translated as MLVKVVLFGLLGVSIHFIFNTLLTLDINKRVYNHRPGECRKIEGPVHGSEDIEVIDKLQIAFISSGLVYLPNSASDVKWKGQIFLYDLTKRSYKAEPIPVLNLEDVDGFHPHGLSHWILNNRTVRLFVVVHSKTFKHSIVILDYNSAKRELNHVKTIRGEKFVRPNDIVATGENSFLVSNDGGAQTALGNVWEILSGFYKGGLVYYNGKKSQFLMENNIANGIILSRDQKTLFVSHINQETIGVYTWNQKDGEIQKISEIETLTGCDNFYVDTQDHLWAGCHPVVKDAAGHLGNVSDSTLYGPSQVLRVSFSKDLKTAEIVEVLADDGRFVSASTIAIPFDDGKQMIVGTVARPAIHCDINVSLNLY